A portion of the Scleropages formosus chromosome 15, fSclFor1.1, whole genome shotgun sequence genome contains these proteins:
- the fbxo30a gene encoding F-box only protein 30a, producing MGELHTHCVSCVNRRCMTRPEAGLSCDLIGCSLVCGAIFHSCKSDEHRLLCPLERVPCLNSGFGCPFSVTRNRIAEHLEVCPASVVCCTMEWNRWPVSYADRKSYENLSKDVDVVEQLDMALALQDQRMLLESLKVAGAVSKNVGKQVSSNENVAVASRLPDAQITNGIIGMDEESYSELYQATLETSRSLAAALDILSSATKEMDLINGNISMEKAEKNGAFVDKVDVEVLGYGNVEMKESDMESVSELGAVGGIDQEFLTDYLRDGNGWTEPNGFIEILDEGLEDDGLIGLERKTLPNGFHFTQHNRVEVRQNGVDFDGIELKHPETNGSFEMIQPENREELPYCHPVPSEVQEPPVSQPTLSLPLALPLAFPLPDLIHDDAVEHLPGVFEDRWLERKLQNLQVLRGMSMYALNGRRAFFTDAYSCIVKMEDKSVDTSDLEVTDDPMGLHGIDVITAALLFCLGDSPGGRGISDSRFVDGYRIDFGTQTFSFPSAILATNTMVGDIASASACDHANPQLSNPSPFHTLRLDLVLECVARYQTKQRSMFTFVCGQLFRRDEFSSHFKNVHGDIHAGLNGWMEQRCPLAYYGCTYSQRRFCPSVQGSKVVHDRHLGSFGVQPNVSAVVIKPLSHRTCALGPHGDRLSSLPFEILQHIALFLDGFSLCQLSRVSHLMRNVCSSLLHVRGMVVPVWEKQHSSNGFSSWQIKDKVWRFSTAFGTVEEWKFADIASMADHLKVCCFNTVERREEAVPLPCMCFTRELTKDGRSLRSVLKPVL from the exons ATGGGGGAGCTCCACACCCACTGCGTAAGCTGTGTCAACAGGAGATGCATGACCAGGCCAGAGGCAGGCCTTTCCTGTGACCTTATTGGCTGCTCTCTGGTCTGTGGGGCCATCTTTCATTCATGTAAAAGTGATGAGCATCGTTTGCTGTGCCCGCTAGAACGGGTCCCTTGTCTGAACAGTGGCTTTGGGTGTCCATTCTCAGTCACTCGTAACAGAAttgcagagcacctggaggtaTGCCCCGCCAGTGTTGTATGTTGCACCATGGAGTGGAACCGCTGGCCCGTTAGCTATGCTGATCGCAAATCCTACGAGAACTTGAGTAAGGATGTTGACGTAGTGGAGCAACTGGACATGGCTCTGGCATTACAGGACCAGCGGATGCTGTTAGAATCACTTAAAGTTGCGGGGGCAGTTTCCAAAAATGTAGGCAAGCAAGTAAGTTCAAATGAGAACGTAGCTGTGGCATCGAGATTACCAGATGCTCAAATTACCAATGGAATTATTGGCATGGATGAGGAGTCTTACAGCGAACTTTACCAAGCAACACTGGAGACTAGTAGAAGCTTGGCTGCAGCTTTGGATATCCTCAGTAGTGCAACTAAGGAGATGGACTTAATAAATGGGAACATATCGatggaaaaggcagaaaaaaatggagcaTTTGTTGATAAGGTTGATGTAGAGGTTTTGGGATATGGGAACGTAGAAATGAAGGAAAGTGATATGGAGTCTGTCTCTGAGCTTGGAGCAGTAGGAGGCATAGACCAGGAATTTCTTACAGATTATCTAAGAGATGGCAATGGGTGGACAGAACCAAATGGATTTATTGAGATTTTGGATGAAGGACTAGAGGATGATGGTCTGATTGGTCTCGAGAGGAAGACTCTTCCTAAtggttttcatttcacacagcaCAATCGGGTTGAGGTGCGACAGAACGGTGTGGATTTTGATGGTATTGAGTTGAAACACCCTGAAACCAATGGATCTTTTGAGATGATTCAGCCTGAAAACAGAGAGGAGTTACCTTACTGTCATCCTGTACCCAGTGAAGTCCAGGAGCCTCCAGTTTCACAGCCAACACTGTCTCTACCACTAGCGTTACCATTAGCGTTTCCGCTTCCTGATCTCATTCATGATGATGCTGTGGAACACCTCCCCGGGGTTTTTGAGGACAGGTGGCTGGAGCGTAAACTGCAGAACCTTCAAGTGCTCAGAGGAATGAGCATGTACGCACTTAACGGGCGCCGAGCTTTCTTCACTGACGCATACTCTTGTATTGTGAAAATGGAAGACAAATCGGTGGATACCTCTGACTTGGAAGTCACTGATGATCCTATGGGGCTTCATGGGATTGACGTCATCACGGCAGCCTTGCTCTTCTGCTTGGGAGATTCGCCAGGAGGCCGTGGGATCTCGGACAGCCGATTTGTCGATGGGTACCGCATCGACTTCGGTACTCAGACTTTCTCCTTCCCTTCGGCTATTCTGGCAACCAACACTATGGTGGGTGACATAGCCTCGGCATCCGCCTGCGATCACGCAAATCCGCAGCTCTCAAACCCAAGCCCCTTTCACACTCTCCGGCTGGACTTGGTCCTTGAGTGCGTGGCACGGTATCAGACAAAACAGCGCTCCATGTTTACCTTTGTGTGCGGCCAGTTGTTTAGGCGTGATGAATTTTCGTCTCACTTCAAAAATGTCCATGGGGACATCCATGCTGGtctcaatggatggatggagcagcGGTGCCCCTTGGCTTATTATGGTTGTACCTATTCCCAAAGAAGATTCTGTCCGTCTGTGCAGGGCTCTAAAGTTGTCCATGATCGACACCTGGGCTCGTTTGGAGTTCAACCCAATGTCTCTGCTGTGGTGATCAAGCCCCTTTCACACAGGACATGCGCTTTGGGTCCCCATGGTGACCGTCTGAGTAGCCTTCCATTTGAGATCCTGCAGCACATTGCACTCTTCCTGGATGGATTCAGTCTGTGTCAGCTCTCCAGAGTGTCCCACTTGATGAGGAATGTGTGCTCCAGCCTTCTGCACGTGCGGGGGATGGTTGTTCCAGTGTGGGAGAAGCAGCACTCCTCCAATGGGTTCTCCTCGTGGCAGATCAAGGACAAG gtttgGCGTTTCAGCACAGCCTTTGGCACCGTGGAGGAGTGGAAGTTTGCTGACATCGCCAGCATGGCAGATCACCTGAAGGTGTGCTGCTTTAACACGGTCGAGCGGAGAGAGGAGGCTGTACCCCTGCCCTGCATGTGCTTCACCAGGGAGCTCACCAAAGATGGTCGTTCGCTGCGCTCCGTCCTCAAGCCAGTGCTGTGA